Proteins encoded in a region of the Zunongwangia endophytica genome:
- a CDS encoding hemolysin family protein, with product MSAEVIIIILSLLLSAFFSGMEIAYVSSNKIYIEIEKLQNDFLAKVLKRLTKKPSKFIAAMLVGNNIALVVYGFYMGDLIMEWLVGMQPLDNAILNYIVTDLSLFTQTLLSTLLILVTAEFLPKVFFQIYANSMLKFFAVPAYLFYLIFSFISSFVIWISDMILKRFFKTDGDEVQLAFSKIELGNFISEQMETVEEEDEVDSEIQIFQNALQFADIKAREVMIPRTEIIAVNQDEAPGDLVKTFTETGLSKILIYNETIDDIIGYVHSFELFKKPASIKSILLPVIFVPETMWVKDVLNVLIKKRKSIAVVIDEYGGTSGMMTIEDIVEELFGEIEDEHDSAILVEEKLGEDHYKFSARAEVDYINETYRLNIPTGENYETLGGFIVNHTEEIPQQNEVVRIDEFELTILDVSNTKIDLVALKIKPED from the coding sequence ATGAGTGCAGAAGTCATTATCATTATTTTATCCTTATTACTTTCCGCGTTTTTTTCCGGTATGGAAATCGCTTACGTCTCTTCCAATAAAATATATATTGAAATTGAGAAGCTTCAAAACGACTTCTTAGCGAAAGTTTTAAAGCGTCTAACCAAAAAACCATCTAAATTTATAGCAGCCATGCTTGTTGGGAACAACATTGCGCTTGTGGTTTACGGTTTTTATATGGGAGATCTAATCATGGAGTGGTTAGTAGGTATGCAGCCACTAGATAATGCGATCCTCAATTACATAGTGACCGATTTAAGTTTATTTACCCAAACACTTCTTTCTACGCTTCTAATATTAGTTACAGCCGAATTTTTACCCAAAGTTTTCTTTCAGATTTACGCGAATTCGATGCTGAAGTTTTTTGCGGTACCTGCATATCTTTTTTATCTAATATTCAGTTTTATTTCTTCCTTTGTGATTTGGATTTCAGATATGATCCTGAAACGTTTCTTTAAAACCGATGGGGATGAGGTACAATTAGCATTCAGTAAAATTGAGCTTGGTAATTTTATTAGCGAGCAGATGGAAACTGTTGAAGAAGAAGATGAAGTCGACTCCGAAATTCAGATATTTCAGAATGCGCTTCAATTTGCCGACATAAAGGCAAGAGAGGTAATGATTCCCAGAACAGAAATTATTGCAGTAAATCAAGATGAAGCCCCGGGGGATTTAGTGAAGACATTTACAGAAACCGGACTTTCGAAAATATTGATTTATAATGAAACCATAGACGATATTATAGGTTACGTGCACTCATTTGAATTATTTAAAAAGCCGGCGTCTATAAAGTCTATTTTGCTACCTGTTATTTTTGTTCCTGAAACCATGTGGGTTAAGGATGTGCTTAACGTTTTAATTAAAAAGCGAAAAAGTATCGCAGTTGTTATTGATGAGTACGGAGGTACAAGTGGGATGATGACCATCGAAGATATTGTAGAAGAGCTTTTTGGAGAGATAGAAGATGAACACGATTCTGCAATTTTGGTTGAAGAAAAATTAGGTGAAGATCATTATAAATTTTCAGCAAGAGCTGAAGTAGATTATATTAACGAAACTTACCGATTAAATATTCCTACCGGTGAAAATTATGAAACCTTAGGAGGTTTTATAGTTAATCATACCGAAGAGATTCCGCAGCAAAACGAGGTAGTTCGAATAGATGAATTCGAATTAACCATCCTCGATGTCTCCAACACAAAAATCGATCTTGTAGCGCTTAAAATCAAGCCGGAAGATTAA
- a CDS encoding peptidylprolyl isomerase, protein MAVLQNIRQKSALIIVVIGFALFAFLIPSILKNGGFSAKDNSIATVNGEDIAREDFARQVEAYQQNMRGNISTTQAVNRVWEQQLNQIIVEEQVEELGIRAEQAQVRQMMRAQMSNNPQFTNEAGMFDENRVKEYVASIKQTSPQMYQQWLSYEDGLSESAAQNIYANMIRTGVGATLTEGKQAYLLQNNTMDLRYVQVPYSSISDEDVDVSKDEIKEYVNNHKAKFETEAARNIQYVIFNEEASPEDKEEAKSSLSALLEDRVEYNSVSKSNDTIEGFNRTSDDQEFVNSNSDLTQPVAFKFKNQLPKKFADDLFNLEKGEVYGPYEENGYWKLSKLVETKQIPDSVKASHILLGYQGAQAGGARTEAAAKQLADSLAGVVKSDKSKMAELATEFSDDPSAAQNSGDLGYFGPGMMVPAFDDFVLNNSEGTVGVVETDFGYHVIYIEEQTEKEKAVKIATVAREIEATEATRNSLFNEVTKFEIAAGEGDFTEKAKAADYRIRTVRDVKALDENIPGVGQQRRVVQWAFEDDAKVGDVKRFDTPTGYIVAQITTKKKKGLMSPEDASSEVIPVLTKQKKAKLIQDKISGTSVDQVAENQDKIVQTASAVNLSSPTLAGAGSEPEVVGAVYALKVGETSKPIVGDKGVYVVELVSKSEAPELDSYKPFSQQETNNRRQMANSRAFEALKAKADIEDNRAKFY, encoded by the coding sequence ATGGCAGTATTACAGAATATTAGGCAGAAGTCTGCTTTAATTATTGTGGTTATTGGGTTTGCATTATTTGCCTTCCTTATTCCTAGTATCCTGAAGAACGGTGGTTTTTCTGCAAAGGATAACTCCATAGCTACTGTGAATGGTGAGGATATCGCGAGAGAAGATTTCGCACGCCAGGTAGAAGCTTATCAGCAAAATATGCGTGGTAATATTTCAACTACTCAGGCTGTTAACCGTGTTTGGGAACAACAATTAAATCAAATTATTGTTGAAGAGCAAGTAGAAGAACTTGGGATTAGAGCCGAGCAGGCACAAGTAAGACAAATGATGAGAGCTCAAATGTCTAACAATCCTCAGTTTACTAACGAAGCTGGTATGTTCGATGAGAATCGAGTAAAGGAATATGTGGCAAGTATAAAACAAACTTCCCCACAAATGTACCAGCAGTGGTTAAGCTACGAAGATGGTCTTTCTGAATCTGCTGCGCAGAATATTTACGCAAATATGATTCGTACAGGTGTTGGTGCAACGCTTACCGAAGGAAAACAAGCATACCTTTTACAAAATAATACAATGGATCTGCGTTATGTGCAGGTTCCTTATTCTTCAATTTCAGATGAGGATGTTGATGTTTCTAAAGATGAAATTAAAGAATATGTAAATAATCATAAAGCGAAGTTTGAAACTGAAGCTGCAAGAAATATTCAATATGTAATTTTTAATGAAGAAGCTTCTCCAGAAGATAAAGAAGAAGCTAAATCTTCATTAAGTGCATTATTAGAAGATAGAGTAGAATATAACTCAGTTTCTAAATCTAATGACACTATTGAAGGTTTCAATAGAACTTCAGATGATCAGGAATTTGTAAATTCAAATTCAGATCTAACACAACCAGTAGCCTTCAAGTTCAAAAATCAGTTACCAAAGAAATTTGCAGACGATTTATTCAATCTTGAAAAAGGAGAAGTTTACGGTCCTTATGAAGAAAACGGATATTGGAAGTTAAGTAAGTTGGTAGAAACTAAGCAGATTCCAGATTCTGTAAAAGCAAGTCATATTTTATTAGGTTACCAGGGAGCGCAAGCTGGTGGCGCCCGTACTGAAGCTGCTGCAAAACAATTGGCAGATAGTTTAGCGGGTGTAGTAAAAAGCGATAAATCTAAAATGGCAGAATTGGCAACAGAATTTTCAGATGATCCTTCTGCAGCTCAAAATTCTGGTGATCTTGGTTATTTTGGACCAGGAATGATGGTGCCGGCATTTGATGATTTTGTACTAAATAATAGTGAAGGCACTGTAGGTGTTGTAGAAACAGATTTTGGATATCACGTTATTTATATCGAAGAGCAAACAGAAAAAGAAAAAGCTGTTAAGATTGCAACAGTGGCTAGAGAAATCGAAGCAACTGAAGCAACTAGAAATAGCCTTTTTAACGAAGTAACTAAATTCGAGATTGCTGCTGGTGAAGGCGATTTTACAGAAAAGGCAAAAGCTGCAGATTATAGGATTCGTACTGTACGTGATGTAAAAGCACTTGATGAAAATATTCCTGGTGTAGGACAACAACGTCGTGTTGTGCAATGGGCTTTTGAAGATGATGCTAAAGTTGGTGATGTAAAACGTTTTGATACACCAACTGGATATATTGTCGCTCAAATTACTACCAAGAAGAAAAAAGGATTAATGAGTCCTGAAGATGCTTCTTCAGAGGTTATTCCTGTGCTTACAAAGCAGAAAAAAGCAAAACTTATTCAGGATAAAATTTCAGGAACTAGTGTAGATCAGGTTGCTGAAAATCAGGATAAAATTGTACAAACTGCTAGCGCTGTAAACTTAAGTTCTCCAACACTTGCAGGAGCAGGTAGCGAACCAGAAGTTGTAGGTGCAGTTTACGCTTTAAAAGTAGGCGAAACCAGTAAACCAATTGTTGGTGATAAAGGAGTTTATGTTGTTGAATTAGTAAGTAAGAGCGAAGCTCCAGAGCTTGATTCTTACAAACCATTCTCCCAACAAGAAACAAATAATCGTCGCCAGATGGCGAATAGTAGAGCTTTTGAAGCTTTAAAAGCAAAAGCTGATATTGAAGATAATAGAGCTAAATTCTACTAG
- a CDS encoding GYDIA family GHMP kinase, which yields MRFYSHGKLLITAEYAVLDGAQAFCLPTKKGQYLEVKENTSGLINWVSKDEDGKVWFQDQFEKTSFGIKSTSETQNSENDAEISKRCIQILTAAEALSGKNLFEGYDITTELEFDRNWGLGTSSTLINNIAQWLEIDAYQLLEKTFKGSGYDIACAQAEGPITYERTHESQKSLKATFTPDFTENIYFVYLNQKQNSREAIAHYRNQTETHQKVLVEKVSNITQQLLKCETLAEFELLLNIHESLISKAINLPKVKTKLFPDFEGSIKSLGAWGGDFVMVTSKNDPKAYFEEKGYNVLIAYEDLIL from the coding sequence ATGAGATTCTATAGTCACGGAAAACTTCTAATTACTGCGGAATATGCCGTTTTAGATGGCGCTCAGGCTTTTTGCCTTCCCACCAAAAAAGGCCAATATTTAGAGGTTAAAGAGAATACTTCAGGATTAATAAATTGGGTAAGTAAGGATGAAGATGGAAAAGTTTGGTTTCAGGACCAATTTGAAAAAACTTCTTTCGGAATCAAATCTACTTCAGAAACTCAAAATTCAGAAAATGATGCTGAAATTTCAAAGCGCTGTATTCAAATTTTAACTGCTGCTGAAGCACTTTCAGGAAAAAACCTATTCGAAGGATACGACATTACTACAGAGCTAGAGTTTGATCGTAATTGGGGATTAGGAACTTCTTCTACCTTAATCAACAATATTGCGCAATGGTTAGAAATCGATGCATACCAATTACTAGAAAAAACATTTAAAGGAAGTGGATACGACATCGCCTGCGCTCAGGCTGAAGGACCAATTACTTACGAGCGCACTCATGAGTCTCAAAAATCATTAAAAGCAACTTTCACCCCTGATTTTACTGAAAATATATACTTTGTTTATTTAAACCAAAAGCAAAATAGCAGAGAAGCCATAGCTCATTATAGAAATCAAACAGAAACTCATCAAAAAGTTTTAGTTGAAAAAGTATCCAATATTACTCAGCAACTCTTAAAATGCGAGACTTTAGCCGAATTTGAGTTGTTGTTGAATATTCATGAAAGTTTAATTTCTAAGGCGATTAACCTACCAAAGGTAAAAACGAAATTATTTCCGGATTTTGAAGGAAGTATAAAAAGCTTAGGAGCCTGGGGTGGAGATTTTGTGATGGTTACCAGTAAAAATGATCCTAAAGCCTATTTTGAAGAAAAAGGATACAATGTATTAATTGCTTACGAAGATTTGATCCTATAA
- a CDS encoding hydroxymethylglutaryl-CoA reductase, degradative: MKEPISGFSKLSKEEKIKWLSKTYLNDDPKAVVVLKQYWNKDEKLQKLHEEFTENTISNYYLPFGIAPNFLINNELFAIPMAIEESSVIAAASKAAKFWGSRGGFKTEVIDTIKVGQVHFIYRGSEEKLELFFNELEPKLRAAAAPLTKNMEKRGGGIKSIELRERTTEVENYYQLHCNFETVDSMGANFINSCLEKFTEVLEKEASTWEDFNTEERNIEIVMSILSNYVPECIVRAEVTCSLKELSEDPNFSGEDFAEKFIRAVKIAETEPFRAVTHNKGIMNGIDAVVLATGNDFRAIEAGVHAYASKDGQYSSLTHAKIEDGIFRFWIEVPLALGTVGGLTSLHPLVKLAMDVLGQPNARKLMEIVAVAGLAQNFAAVKSLITTGIQKGHMKMHLMNILNQHNATLEEKASLIEYYKTNVVSHSDVATQLEKLRK; the protein is encoded by the coding sequence ATGAAGGAACCAATTTCTGGCTTTTCAAAGCTGAGTAAGGAAGAAAAGATTAAATGGTTGTCTAAAACCTATCTGAATGATGATCCAAAAGCTGTTGTAGTTTTAAAACAGTACTGGAATAAAGACGAGAAACTACAAAAATTACACGAAGAATTTACAGAAAATACGATCTCTAATTACTATTTACCTTTTGGGATTGCGCCAAATTTTCTGATCAATAACGAACTGTTTGCTATCCCTATGGCTATCGAAGAAAGTTCGGTAATCGCAGCGGCCAGTAAAGCGGCCAAGTTTTGGGGAAGTCGTGGCGGATTTAAAACCGAAGTGATCGACACCATAAAGGTGGGACAGGTTCATTTTATTTATAGAGGAAGCGAAGAAAAATTAGAGCTCTTTTTTAACGAATTAGAGCCTAAACTTAGAGCAGCCGCTGCTCCTCTAACCAAAAATATGGAAAAGCGTGGCGGAGGTATTAAAAGTATCGAGCTTAGAGAACGCACTACTGAAGTTGAGAATTACTACCAGCTGCATTGCAACTTTGAGACGGTAGATAGCATGGGCGCCAACTTTATAAATAGTTGTCTGGAAAAATTTACTGAAGTTCTGGAAAAAGAAGCTTCAACCTGGGAAGATTTTAATACTGAAGAACGCAATATTGAAATTGTGATGAGTATTCTTTCCAATTATGTTCCAGAATGTATTGTTAGAGCTGAAGTTACCTGTTCTTTAAAGGAACTTTCTGAAGACCCGAATTTTAGTGGAGAAGATTTTGCTGAAAAATTTATAAGAGCGGTAAAAATTGCCGAAACTGAACCTTTTAGAGCTGTGACTCACAATAAAGGGATTATGAATGGTATCGATGCCGTTGTGCTAGCGACCGGAAATGACTTTAGAGCCATTGAAGCCGGAGTACACGCCTACGCTTCTAAAGATGGCCAATATTCAAGTTTGACGCATGCTAAAATTGAAGACGGAATCTTTAGATTCTGGATTGAAGTTCCGTTGGCTTTGGGAACCGTTGGCGGTTTAACCAGCCTACATCCCCTTGTAAAACTTGCAATGGATGTATTAGGACAACCTAATGCTAGAAAACTTATGGAAATTGTAGCTGTGGCCGGACTAGCACAAAATTTTGCAGCCGTGAAATCCCTAATTACAACAGGAATTCAAAAAGGTCACATGAAAATGCACTTGATGAATATTCTTAATCAGCACAATGCGACTTTAGAGGAAAAAGCAAGTTTGATCGAATACTATAAAACTAATGTAGTTTCACACAGCGATGTTGCTACGCAATTAGAAAAACTGAGAAAATGA